From Cricetulus griseus strain 17A/GY chromosome 1 unlocalized genomic scaffold, alternate assembly CriGri-PICRH-1.0 chr1_0, whole genome shotgun sequence, a single genomic window includes:
- the Lpar3 gene encoding lysophosphatidic acid receptor 3 yields the protein MNECHYDKRMDFFYNRSNSDTADEWSGTKLVIVLCVGTFFCLFIFFSNSLVIAAVITNRKFHFPFYYLLANLAAADFFAGIAYVFLMFNTGPVSKTLTVNRWFLRQGLLDTSLTASLANLLVIAVERHVSIMRMRVHSNLTKKRVTLLILLVWAIAIFMGAVPTLGWNCLCNISACSSLAPIYSRSYLIFWTVSNLLAFFIMVVVYVRIYMYVKRKTNVLSPHTSGSISRRRAPMKLMKTVMTVLETLERLRRRKWCLKAPDHFAMTVEVGVVETRIRGGASLEGMACRRPGQ from the exons ATGAATGAGTGTCACTACGACAAGCGGATGGACTTTTTTTACAACAGGAGCAACTCAGACACTGCCGACGAGTGGTCGGGGACAAAGCTTGTGATTGTCTTGTGCGTTGGGACATTTTTCTGcctctttatatttttctctaacTCCCTGGTCATCGCAGCAGTGATCACAAACAGGAAGTTTCACTTTCCCTTCTACTACCTGCTGGCTAACCTAGCCGCTGCAGACTTCTTTGCTGGCATCGCCTATGTATTCCTGATGTTTAACACTGGCCCCGTGTCAAAAACCTTGACCGTCAACCGCTGGTTTCTCCGGCAGGGGCTCCTAGACACCAGCCTGACCGCCTCGCTGGCCAATCTGTTGGTTATCGCGGTGGAGAGGCACGTGTCAATCATGAGGATGCGGGTGCACAGCAACCTGACCAAGAAGAGGGTGACTCTGCTCATCCTGTTGGTGTGGGCCATTGCCATCTTCATGGGGGCGGTCCCCACGCTGGGCTGGAACTGCCTCTGCAACATCTCCGCCTGCTCTTCTCTGGCCCCCATTTACAGCAGGAGTTACCTCATTTTCTGGACTGTGTCGAACCTCTTGGCCTTCTTCATCATGGTGGTGGTATATGTGCGTATCTACATGTATGTCAAGAGGAAAACCAACGTGTTGTCTCCACACACGAGTGGCTCCATCAGCCGCCGGAGGGCTCCCATGAAGCTAATGAAGACGGTGATGACTGTCCTAG AGACATTGGAGAGACTCCGTAGGAGGAAATGGTGCCTGAAGGCACCTGACCACTTCGCCATGACGGTGGAGGTGGGTGTGGTGGAGACGAGGATCAGGGGAGGCGCCTCCCTGGAAGGGATGGCCTgtaggagacctgggcaatga